The segment taaccaattaaaaattgaaagtttaaaataacCATCTGAGAAATATGTTTcctaacttaatttaaaaaaaaaaattaatcggACAATAtcgattatatttttattttataatattattatttttttatctctacAATTTAGTTGAAATTTAAGAGTTTTAAGATAATCACGcaggaaagaaaaagtgtattttaaaatataaatattctttaaattaaaatatataggtatataatgaaaagaaagataaaagaatttaaaaaaaaaaacgtgaaaAACGTAAGTGCTTTCACGTGTCTCAAGTTGGTAGGAGTTTTCGTGAATTGGGTTCGGTTGGattgaaatattctttacatCCAACCTAATTATTctcgtaaatttttttttgacataaacaaatatttattaaacaatgAACTTGACTCAaccatatttaattagttattttaaaatatttaactaaGATTTTCGATTTATTTGgtgaaaatacttttaaataattaaaaattatttttagttgaatattatataattataaaatatacgtatatatttatattataaatataaatgtattttttttttaaattaacaataaaattaaattaaataaagtaatgGATTCTGTTGGTGGTGTTGgattaaacaatatttattgtttattaaacaatgacataaaatatctatttatttatttttaaatatttaactaaGATTTCAATTTCAGTTTATTGGGTGAAAAtaccttttaaataattaaaaattatttttggttgAATATTAGAtaatcaaaaaataattataaaatatatgtatatatatatatttatattataaataaaaatgtatttttaaaaattaacaataaaatcaaattaaataaagtaatgGATTCCGTTGGATTGATCTAATGAGAATGGTGTTGgattaaacaatatttattaaacaatggcataaaatatctatttatttatttttaaatatttaactaaGATTTCGATTTATCGGGTGAAATTgccttttaaataattaaaaaataattttagttaaatattatataatcaaaaaaataattataaaatatatgtatatataattatattataaataaaaaatgtatttttaaaaattaacaataaaatcaaattagcCCAATTATGAACGAACTCAATTCAAACTAAAGTAATGGATTCTGTTGGATTgatctaatttctttttgtaaattactgatcaattttagaattaaacaaaatagatATCGCAAAGACTGAATTGGCGTTTGCCAAAATTGAGCCCTCAATACATAATTTTCACTAGATGgtatcaaagaaagaaagaaagaaagaaaaaaaaaaaagtagttcAGCAGATAGTGTGATCGGTTAAAGAAATTGCGTTTTGCTATAGAATTCAATTGGCCACCATTGCTGGTTTGTGTGTGGGCGAAGGCAGTGCCTCGTATGCAGGAACGGCCATATTTTGAGACGACAAGAACTGAGCATTTTCCGCCATGGAAATGGTGTTGATTAAGCTCAACAAGATATTCGCAAACTCTTCTCCATCGCTCCATTCGTGGATTTCTGCTTTAATCAGAAGTGGATTTTGGCTAATTAAGTCCCACAGTGGAAAATTCTTCCTCGGCATCAGAAAATCCCCTTCTCCAAGCTTCAAACTAGGGCAGTAGTCGCCACTTCCATCGCCTAAATAgatgaatttcttcttcttcttcccttctgACATTAACGACGATTGAATCCTCTCCATAACTATGCCCTAATTTTGCGAAGGAAAATCTCTCAGCATATACGAAATTGATTGATTCGGATTTGATCATACACAGTTCTGCAAATATAGAGATACAGTACCTTGCACATGTTAGGAGGGCAGAGATTGCATCCGTGAGAGGATTTGTGGAAATCGTGGATAGGAAAAATCCTCAGCCTTCCTTCTTCATCGACGAAACCTGGATTCGTATTGATTTCGGAGAAGCATTCTCTTATTCCGAGATGATTCAAAATCGTCTCGATGAAAAACATATTCGCATCACTCACAATCCTCAAATCACATCTGAAAAACAGAAACACACACAGAACACAAAATCTCAGCCGCTATAACTCAATGAGagataaaaacataaacaaaaaaggaaaaagagaaacagaTAGAGATTCTACGCTTCTTTACCCTATGGCGTGAGCGGCTCTAATGGCAGGAACAACATCAGGATGAATCGGAGCGCGTTTGAGGACCTCAGCAATTTCGTCAATGGTTCTTCCTTGTGCATGGAGCTCCATCATCATCCGATCCTGAAATCCACAACATAAATCTCTACTCCACTACcgaaaatacaaaaaagaacgaacacaaacagaaaaaataCACTACCATGAGAGAGTTCCATGGCATCGTAGGGAGGAGTTCGTTGAACAAATCGGTGGCACCGAGTTCATCCACCACCCAATTATCGCTATCCAAGTCGATGATCGTCTTATCGAAGTCAAAAACAACGACGATTCCAGCCATTTTAGTCTCAGAAAATTCCTGCAACTCTAAGAAACTGCTTCGCTCTTCAGAAAACGTTTGTCTGATGCAGAACAGAAGGGGCAGAGGGCGGTATTTATAGTGGTTTGTGGAGGGAAACtggaaagaaatcaaaaggaTAGGCATGTGAGCCGTTGGATTTGAGGAGATTTGGATGGAGGGAAATCCAACGGGTGAGATAAgtggaaagaaataaaagaataaataattggaaTATGAGAATATTCGAAGCAAGAAGCGCACTATCCCCTTAGCCTtatgaataaaagaatattccGTTATGAGTGCCTGTGGCTGATTCCTACTTCCTTCCCTCATTTTCGGGGCTGCTAAATAATATATTCCCTTTTATTCCTTTTGGGTGCCTTCCTTTTTActctctttt is part of the Cucurbita pepo subsp. pepo cultivar mu-cu-16 chromosome LG12, ASM280686v2, whole genome shotgun sequence genome and harbors:
- the LOC111806844 gene encoding inorganic pyrophosphatase 2, producing the protein MAGIVVVFDFDKTIIDLDSDNWVVDELGATDLFNELLPTMPWNSLMDRMMMELHAQGRTIDEIAEVLKRAPIHPDVVPAIRAAHAIGCDLRIVSDANMFFIETILNHLGIRECFSEINTNPGFVDEEGRLRIFPIHDFHKSSHGCNLCPPNMCKGIVMERIQSSLMSEGKKKKKFIYLGDGSGDYCPSLKLGEGDFLMPRKNFPLWDLISQNPLLIKAEIHEWSDGEEFANILLSLINTISMAENAQFLSSQNMAVPAYEALPSPTHKPAMVAN